A window of the Lagopus muta isolate bLagMut1 chromosome 1, bLagMut1 primary, whole genome shotgun sequence genome harbors these coding sequences:
- the SYCE3 gene encoding synaptonemal complex central element protein 3 isoform X1, whose product MREPRCARDFEGMARQEPQERNYDNMLKMIEDLNRDLEKLLEEMEKLTAKISGLVVFLVFIVQATWMAYDMVVMRTNPDLTNSMRRLEEAFLNCREEMEKKWQEVLRESKGEEQKKE is encoded by the exons ATGAGGGAACCGCGCTGCGCACGCGACTTCGAAGGG ATGGCCAGACAAGAACCTCAAGAGAGAAACTATGACAATATGCTGAAGATGATAGAGGACCTGAACAGAGACCTAGAAAAACTTctggaggaaatggaaaaactgaCAG CCAAGATTTCTGGCTTGGTAGTATTTCTTGTGTTTATAGTTCAGGCAACCTGGATGGCATATGACATGGTAGTAATGCGTACCAACCCTGACCTGACCAATTCCATGAGGCGCTTGGAAGAGGCCTTCCTGaactgcagagaagaaatggagaaaaaatggcAAGAAGTGCTAAGAGAATCTAAAGGTGAAgagcaaaaaaaggaataa
- the SYCE3 gene encoding synaptonemal complex central element protein 3 isoform X2 translates to MARQEPQERNYDNMLKMIEDLNRDLEKLLEEMEKLTAKISGLVVFLVFIVQATWMAYDMVVMRTNPDLTNSMRRLEEAFLNCREEMEKKWQEVLRESKGEEQKKE, encoded by the exons ATGGCCAGACAAGAACCTCAAGAGAGAAACTATGACAATATGCTGAAGATGATAGAGGACCTGAACAGAGACCTAGAAAAACTTctggaggaaatggaaaaactgaCAG CCAAGATTTCTGGCTTGGTAGTATTTCTTGTGTTTATAGTTCAGGCAACCTGGATGGCATATGACATGGTAGTAATGCGTACCAACCCTGACCTGACCAATTCCATGAGGCGCTTGGAAGAGGCCTTCCTGaactgcagagaagaaatggagaaaaaatggcAAGAAGTGCTAAGAGAATCTAAAGGTGAAgagcaaaaaaaggaataa
- the SYCE3 gene encoding synaptonemal complex central element protein 3 isoform X3, with amino-acid sequence MREPRCARDFEGMARQEPQERNYDNMLKMIEDLNRDLEKLLEEMEKLTVQATWMAYDMVVMRTNPDLTNSMRRLEEAFLNCREEMEKKWQEVLRESKGEEQKKE; translated from the exons ATGAGGGAACCGCGCTGCGCACGCGACTTCGAAGGG ATGGCCAGACAAGAACCTCAAGAGAGAAACTATGACAATATGCTGAAGATGATAGAGGACCTGAACAGAGACCTAGAAAAACTTctggaggaaatggaaaaactgaCAG TTCAGGCAACCTGGATGGCATATGACATGGTAGTAATGCGTACCAACCCTGACCTGACCAATTCCATGAGGCGCTTGGAAGAGGCCTTCCTGaactgcagagaagaaatggagaaaaaatggcAAGAAGTGCTAAGAGAATCTAAAGGTGAAgagcaaaaaaaggaataa